Proteins encoded by one window of Candidatus Bathyarchaeota archaeon:
- a CDS encoding class I SAM-dependent methyltransferase has product MILNVGCGGRECDRASYFGDVRIDVKRFPSVTILMDAHFLAFRDSTFDRIVCFEVLEHLDSPFNALKEFRRVLKDDGDVIVSVPNVWYWRRILRFFMKRHEIFDEIPSTGHKQAWDVFEFSSLAYHAGFKVVNVRFLNWYPRGKHKLKILEPLLKVIPQIKFSHVMFKLKPR; this is encoded by the coding sequence ATGATACTTAACGTTGGATGTGGAGGAAGAGAGTGTGATAGGGCCAGCTACTTTGGGGATGTGAGAATTGATGTAAAAAGATTTCCTTCTGTCACTATATTAATGGATGCTCACTTTCTAGCCTTTAGGGATTCCACTTTTGACAGAATTGTTTGTTTTGAAGTCTTAGAACATCTAGATTCACCTTTTAATGCTTTGAAAGAGTTTAGAAGAGTATTAAAGGATGATGGAGATGTAATAGTAAGCGTACCTAACGTCTGGTATTGGCGAAGGATTTTAAGGTTTTTTATGAAGAGACACGAGATCTTCGATGAAATTCCGAGCACAGGACATAAGCAAGCTTGGGATGTATTTGAATTTTCTAGTTTGGCTTATCATGCTGGGTTCAAAGTGGTTAACGTTAGATTTCTTAACTGGTACCCGAGAGGGAAACATAAGCTAAAAATACTAGAGCCTCTGCTAAAGGTTATTCCACAGATAAAATTTTCTCATGTAATGTTTAAGTTAAAACCACGCTAA
- a CDS encoding transcriptional regulator — protein MWLELLHSIIENNFEEKLKDTITKLGMTIGEFAEISQIPKGTLYKIISGERKDFRISTLRQIIRTVKKMEGYEHEFIIGVVTARGALDSIGKTVKIGNKEIKIKEFPATTIEEEIIQGIRAQKEGVKGLICGPIAATTLEKVVDIPIVSLRFEEGPLANAIKRLAEKI, from the coding sequence ATGTGGCTAGAGTTACTACACAGCATAATAGAAAACAACTTCGAAGAAAAACTAAAAGACACAATAACAAAACTAGGAATGACTATCGGCGAATTCGCCGAGATAAGTCAAATACCAAAAGGCACACTCTACAAAATAATTTCAGGCGAAAGAAAAGACTTTAGAATATCAACTTTAAGGCAAATAATTCGCACAGTAAAGAAAATGGAAGGCTATGAGCATGAATTCATTATCGGTGTAGTAACCGCCAGAGGCGCCCTAGACAGCATTGGAAAAACCGTAAAAATTGGTAATAAAGAAATCAAAATAAAGGAATTTCCAGCTACAACAATTGAAGAAGAAATAATCCAAGGAATAAGAGCCCAAAAGGAAGGGGTGAAAGGACTAATCTGCGGACCAATTGCTGCGACAACTCTTGAGAAAGTAGTAGACATACCTATAGTCTCCTTAAGATTTGAAGAAGGCCCACTGGCCAACGCAATAAAACGACTAGCGGAAAAAATTTAA
- a CDS encoding nucleotide sugar dehydrogenase, protein MKSLFTLSIEEIKTKIQQRKVTLCVFGLGKMGLPLACAFADAGFKVIGVDTNSKVVQNVNNGVTWFKEPELDEKLTKAIKNKKLTATLNGEDAVKNSDFIIVIVPLILDKRKKPIFSTIIEVTKIISENLDKGHIVGYETTLPIGSTENMLKPILEKSGLKAGKDFGLFYSPERLMAGKFFSRLRELKKIIGAIDKKTAFIASEIYKTICPAGVEIVSNPRTAEMIKLAAGIWRDVNIAFANEMAKLADMYNIDIMEVIKAVNSSPRRLMLEPGCGVGGHCIPVYPYFIISNLKDADGVVPLIKAARKTNESMPEYTVKLAEKELEKKGKTLEGTNIVILGLAYRPHIKETLNSPTLDMVKILKKSGVNVSVYDPIFTKEETEKITGAQSGEYESLLKKADCIIIATMYEKFKHVKEKIKRDCIIIDGRNRLKDADKGIGRPQK, encoded by the coding sequence GTGAAAAGCTTGTTCACCCTTAGCATAGAAGAAATCAAAACAAAAATTCAACAAAGAAAAGTTACATTATGCGTTTTCGGACTCGGCAAAATGGGGCTGCCACTCGCATGCGCATTTGCAGATGCAGGCTTTAAGGTAATTGGCGTAGACACAAACTCCAAGGTTGTACAGAACGTGAACAATGGAGTTACATGGTTTAAAGAGCCGGAACTTGACGAAAAATTAACGAAAGCAATTAAGAACAAAAAGTTAACTGCAACATTAAATGGAGAGGATGCAGTAAAAAACAGCGATTTCATTATAGTTATAGTTCCTCTAATTTTAGACAAGAGGAAAAAACCAATTTTTTCAACGATTATCGAAGTTACTAAAATAATATCAGAAAATCTCGATAAGGGGCATATTGTAGGCTATGAGACCACTCTGCCTATAGGTTCAACTGAGAATATGCTAAAGCCAATTTTAGAAAAGTCCGGACTTAAAGCTGGAAAAGACTTCGGGCTATTTTACTCGCCTGAAAGACTAATGGCTGGAAAATTCTTTTCTAGACTCAGAGAATTAAAGAAAATAATAGGGGCTATAGATAAAAAGACAGCTTTCATCGCCAGCGAAATTTACAAAACAATTTGCCCGGCCGGAGTAGAAATCGTTTCAAACCCAAGGACAGCCGAAATGATAAAACTCGCGGCGGGAATATGGCGAGATGTAAACATTGCCTTTGCAAACGAAATGGCAAAACTAGCTGACATGTACAATATCGATATTATGGAAGTCATTAAAGCAGTTAATTCTTCACCTCGAAGACTCATGCTAGAGCCAGGCTGCGGTGTAGGAGGCCACTGCATCCCAGTCTACCCTTATTTCATAATTAGTAATTTGAAAGATGCAGATGGTGTAGTTCCGTTAATTAAAGCTGCGAGAAAAACGAATGAAAGTATGCCTGAATACACCGTAAAACTGGCGGAAAAAGAACTAGAGAAGAAAGGTAAAACTTTAGAAGGCACTAACATAGTTATTCTTGGCCTAGCTTACCGCCCACACATAAAAGAAACGCTAAACTCGCCTACACTTGACATGGTAAAGATATTGAAGAAAAGCGGCGTCAACGTTTCAGTTTACGACCCGATTTTCACCAAAGAAGAAACAGAGAAGATTACTGGTGCCCAAAGCGGAGAATACGAAAGTCTCCTGAAAAAAGCCGACTGTATAATAATTGCAACAATGTACGAAAAGTTCAAACATGTCAAAGAAAAAATAAAACGCGATTGCATAATTATAGATGGTAGAAACAGATTAAAAGACGCAGATAAGGGTATAGGCCGACCGCAAAAGTAG
- a CDS encoding nucleotide sugar dehydrogenase has protein sequence MNLSKQTLNSFEERSKTKICVIKCNEIGLSTACLLAEAGFKVIGADKNIKIIETIKSGKSPFHEQGLEDLVSKNVKNGRLAVSTNIKQAVFQSDVIIIVDDILVDKKGRPDYSKLERTCREIGKALQKGTLIIMATIVGPGVTETLVKNWVENSSGLKAGTDFGLAFSSTEATVGRVLHDISHNPRLVAGINNESLKAATLIFSSMGKSAIIPLSSIKAAETACLFQNVYRDVVLALSNELAVFCEKAGIDYAEVYKAANANPQCRLLAPEVTSKCAQKIPYLLLKEAEDFAAKLRITRLAREVNENMVKHVVKLVRKALKRCEKPLRGSRITIFGISCKANIKTSINPETVNLVKTLESKGAKVKVYDPFFSKKELSKLGCPAENSWKTAIKGADCLLITIGHDYFKKIRLENIKVLMKSLSVIVDLSRILDPEEAEEKGILLISLGRG, from the coding sequence ATGAATCTTAGCAAGCAAACGCTGAATTCATTTGAAGAGAGAAGTAAAACCAAAATATGTGTTATTAAATGTAATGAAATAGGGCTCTCAACTGCTTGTCTCCTCGCTGAAGCTGGTTTTAAAGTCATTGGGGCCGATAAGAACATAAAAATTATAGAGACAATAAAGAGCGGTAAAAGTCCCTTCCACGAGCAAGGTTTAGAAGATCTAGTGTCAAAAAATGTTAAGAATGGCAGATTGGCCGTCTCTACTAACATCAAACAAGCAGTTTTCCAAAGCGATGTTATAATAATAGTTGACGATATACTTGTTGATAAAAAGGGGAGACCCGACTACTCTAAACTTGAAAGAACATGTAGGGAAATTGGAAAAGCACTGCAAAAGGGCACATTAATTATTATGGCAACCATTGTTGGCCCTGGAGTGACCGAAACGCTGGTTAAAAACTGGGTGGAAAACTCTTCGGGACTAAAAGCTGGAACTGACTTTGGTTTAGCATTCAGCTCAACAGAGGCTACCGTAGGAAGAGTTCTTCATGACATTTCTCATAACCCAAGATTGGTTGCTGGCATAAACAATGAAAGTCTTAAAGCAGCCACTTTAATCTTTAGCAGCATGGGTAAATCGGCAATTATCCCATTGAGCAGTATAAAAGCCGCCGAAACAGCTTGTCTCTTCCAAAATGTATATAGAGACGTCGTCTTAGCCTTAAGTAACGAACTTGCAGTTTTCTGTGAAAAAGCAGGAATAGACTATGCAGAAGTTTATAAAGCCGCAAATGCCAATCCACAATGCCGTCTTCTTGCCCCTGAAGTTACAAGTAAATGCGCACAGAAAATCCCGTATTTGCTTCTAAAAGAAGCTGAAGACTTTGCAGCTAAGCTAAGAATAACTAGACTTGCGAGAGAAGTTAATGAAAACATGGTCAAACATGTTGTTAAACTTGTAAGGAAGGCGTTAAAACGTTGCGAAAAACCTTTAAGAGGAAGCCGAATAACCATTTTCGGCATATCTTGCAAGGCAAACATAAAAACTTCCATAAATCCTGAAACAGTCAACCTTGTAAAAACGCTTGAGTCTAAAGGAGCCAAAGTAAAAGTTTATGACCCGTTTTTCAGCAAAAAGGAACTTTCAAAGCTAGGATGTCCAGCTGAAAATTCTTGGAAAACTGCAATAAAAGGTGCTGACTGCCTCTTAATAACGATTGGGCATGATTATTTCAAGAAAATAAGATTAGAAAATATCAAGGTTTTAATGAAATCGTTGTCTGTGATAGTAGATCTAAGCCGTATTTTAGACCCAGAAGAGGCCGAAGAAAAGGGTATACTTCTCATAAGCTTAGGAAGAGGATAA